The following is a genomic window from Ancylothrix sp. D3o.
TCATACTTAGCTTATGGTAATTGCGAAAATTTCAATTCATACTTTAATTCAGCAACGCCGAAAAATTTAGGCAGTAGCATAGATACGTTGTTGTGCTTCAGAACTCTTAATATTAAGCTATGGAATTATAGGGGAGCTTGGATAGATGGGCTGCAATCAATTTAGTTAACAATAGAGTAGTATGAATAATCCAATTTTGCAGCGAATTACCATCGATCTAAATATCTGTCATGGCAAACCCTGCATTCGGGGGTTGCGTTATCCGGTAGAATTTATTTTAGAGTTACTTAGTGCTGGGATAAGTATTGAAGAAATTTTAGCAGATTATGAAGATTTAGAACGGGATGATATTTTAGCAGCGTTACTATTTGCTAGTAAGTTAACTCTGGTGAAAAGTATTTATAAACTTGCTAAATGAAATTTCTTGTAGATGCTTAATTACCAGTACGTTTAGCCCGTTTTCTTCAAGAGGCTGGGTATGATACAATTCATACCGGAGATTCGCCATTAAGTAATGCAACGCCTGATGGCGAAGTTAACGCTATTTCAATTCAGGAGTTGTGTTTTGTTATTACTAAAGATTCATATCTTTTGGATAGCTTTTTAATCCGTCAAGAACCTTATAAATTACTTTTAGTGACAACTGTCAATATCACAAAAGTGCCAGAATCTTGACGTTGACCTCTTGCGCGTGGGCTATTCCAGCCTAATTTAGGATATAATTGTACTAAACCAGTCGTACAATTTGGCCTGGAGGTTAATACATGAATAAAATTACCCTAGAAGAAATTACTCAAGATTTTAACTCCTATCTTCAACGGGCTAAAGCTGGAGAAAGTTTTGTGATTTTTCAAGCAGACCAACCTATTGCTAAAATTATTTCCGCTAAATCTGAGGGTGCTTTAGAAGCTTTTGATGCCTTTCGCGCAAAAATTGTTGCAGAAGGGATTGATTTAGAGAGTGATGAAATCTTTGCAGATGTTCGGGACTGCATCCCAACTCCTGAACAACCTTGTTGGTGATGAGCATGAAATTTCTTCTGGATACCAATATCATTTCAGAAAGTATTAA
Proteins encoded in this region:
- a CDS encoding DUF433 domain-containing protein yields the protein MNNPILQRITIDLNICHGKPCIRGLRYPVEFILELLSAGISIEEILADYEDLERDDILAALLFASKLTLVKSIYKLAK
- a CDS encoding type II toxin-antitoxin system Phd/YefM family antitoxin produces the protein MNKITLEEITQDFNSYLQRAKAGESFVIFQADQPIAKIISAKSEGALEAFDAFRAKIVAEGIDLESDEIFADVRDCIPTPEQPCW